In the Caballeronia sp. LZ062 genome, one interval contains:
- a CDS encoding Lrp/AsnC family transcriptional regulator: MTLDTFSQKILRLLQLDARRSVQEISDQVGLSSTPCWRRIKDMEQSGVIQRYTALLDREKLGLHVCALAHIHLTRHTEGGVEQFEREIATCPEVTECYSTTGESDYILKIVAPDIKAYDAFLHDRIFKIPAVAQVRTSVVLREIKFDTQLPL, from the coding sequence TTGACTCTCGATACATTCTCACAAAAAATCCTGCGTCTTCTGCAACTCGACGCGCGGCGTTCCGTCCAGGAAATTTCGGATCAGGTCGGGCTATCGAGCACGCCGTGCTGGCGTCGTATCAAAGACATGGAGCAGTCCGGCGTCATTCAGCGCTATACCGCGCTGCTCGACCGCGAAAAGCTCGGGCTGCATGTCTGCGCGCTCGCGCATATCCATTTGACGCGGCATACGGAAGGCGGCGTCGAGCAATTCGAGCGCGAAATTGCCACCTGTCCGGAAGTCACCGAGTGCTATAGCACGACCGGCGAATCCGATTACATACTCAAGATCGTTGCGCCAGATATCAAGGCCTACGACGCCTTTCTTCACGACCGCATCTTCAAGATTCCGGCGGTCGCGCAGGTCCGCACGAGCGTCGTGCTCAGGGAAATCAAATTCGATACGCAATTGCCGCTTTGA
- a CDS encoding exonuclease, whose amino-acid sequence MNAIPEIYVSTDVEADGPIPGPHSMLSFASAAYTADKQLIATFSANLETLEGAAPHPVQAAWWKTQPEAWAACRTDLQKPEVALVQYVEWVEALPGKPVFVAYPAGFDFTHMFWYMMRFAQRCPFSWSALDMKTLAFAITGLPYRKAIKPRLPKHWFDDLPHTHVALDDAIEQGALFCNMLADLRASQAAASASLQAAAGADEQTESLPEGKTPPAGQ is encoded by the coding sequence ATGAACGCGATCCCCGAAATCTACGTGAGCACCGACGTCGAAGCGGACGGTCCCATTCCCGGACCGCATTCGATGCTGAGCTTCGCCTCGGCAGCCTACACGGCGGATAAGCAGCTCATCGCGACGTTCTCCGCGAACCTCGAAACGCTGGAGGGCGCGGCGCCGCATCCGGTGCAGGCGGCGTGGTGGAAGACGCAGCCCGAAGCGTGGGCCGCGTGCCGGACCGATCTCCAAAAGCCCGAAGTCGCGCTGGTGCAGTACGTCGAATGGGTAGAGGCGCTGCCGGGCAAGCCGGTGTTCGTCGCGTATCCGGCGGGCTTCGACTTCACGCATATGTTCTGGTACATGATGCGCTTCGCTCAACGCTGCCCGTTCTCATGGTCGGCGCTGGACATGAAGACGCTCGCGTTCGCCATCACCGGCCTGCCGTATCGCAAGGCGATCAAGCCGCGCTTGCCGAAGCACTGGTTCGACGACTTGCCGCATACGCATGTCGCGCTAGACGACGCCATCGAGCAAGGCGCGCTCTTCTGCAACATGCTTGCGGACCTGCGCGCGTCGCAGGCGGCAGCATCGGCATCATTGCAGGCAGCGGCGGGCGCAGACGAACAGACGGAAAGTCTTCCGGAAGGTAAAACCCCGCCCGCAGGCCAGTGA
- a CDS encoding MBL fold metallo-hydrolase, which translates to MKVTLVPVTPFQQNCSIVVCEATQRAAVVDPGGDIERIIAEVDRQGVTVEKILLTHGHLDHCGGAKALADHYAVQIEGPQKEDAFWIDQLPAQSQRFGFANAQAFTPDRWLEDGEAVQFGNETLEVRFCPGHTPGHVIFFSREHRLAFVGDVLFAGSIGRTDFPRGNHDELIRSIREKLWPLGDDVTFVPGHGPASTFGEERRSNPFVRDGVAA; encoded by the coding sequence ATGAAAGTCACTCTCGTTCCTGTCACGCCATTTCAGCAGAATTGCTCGATCGTCGTCTGCGAGGCGACGCAGCGCGCAGCTGTCGTCGATCCGGGCGGCGACATAGAGCGGATCATCGCGGAGGTGGATCGGCAAGGCGTGACGGTCGAGAAGATTCTGCTGACGCACGGCCATCTCGACCATTGCGGCGGTGCGAAGGCGCTGGCGGATCATTACGCCGTGCAGATCGAAGGTCCGCAGAAGGAAGACGCGTTCTGGATCGATCAGTTGCCGGCACAGTCGCAGCGGTTCGGCTTTGCGAACGCGCAAGCCTTCACGCCCGACCGATGGCTCGAAGACGGCGAAGCCGTGCAGTTCGGCAATGAGACGCTCGAAGTGCGCTTTTGTCCCGGTCACACGCCGGGACACGTCATCTTCTTTAGCCGCGAGCATCGTCTCGCATTCGTGGGCGATGTGCTCTTCGCAGGCTCCATCGGCCGAACGGACTTTCCGCGCGGCAATCACGACGAGCTTATCCGGTCGATCCGCGAGAAACTCTGGCCGCTTGGCGACGACGTGACCTTCGTTCCGGGCCACGGCCCCGCTTCGACGTTCGGCGAGGAACGCCGCAGCAATCCGTTCGTGCGCGACGGAGTCGCCGCATGA
- a CDS encoding cation diffusion facilitator family transporter — MTLSAAHATEKHDVAVRTTWTSIALNTGLTTAQLAVGLVAHSQALIADGVHSLADIVSDLVVLIANRKAAAVPDIDHNYGHSRYETVASLFLGGLLIAVGVGMLWRAGTRVMNLGDIPPVHASALVVAIIVLISKEALFRYMLRAAERVRSAMLVANAWHARSDAASSLVVALGILGSIAGFRILDPIAAALVGFMVGRMGWTFAWDALQDLSDRALDETTTADFRGILLGTPGVRDVHDLRTRKMGDLAIVDAHILVDPFISVSEGHFIAESARAHILADSRVIDALIHVDPEGDAVNPLPGDYPLRATVMKAVSAALSEHGLSVDTLNLHYLKRGFDVEIVLPAAAESETAPRLADMDLDALRQRLGARQIRMTQAVKLAAPQPAKSAPH, encoded by the coding sequence ATGACACTTTCAGCGGCGCACGCAACGGAAAAGCACGACGTTGCGGTTCGGACTACATGGACGAGTATTGCGCTCAATACCGGTCTCACCACGGCACAGCTCGCGGTCGGCCTGGTTGCGCATTCCCAGGCATTGATTGCGGACGGCGTCCATTCACTCGCCGATATCGTTTCGGACCTTGTCGTCCTCATTGCGAATCGCAAGGCGGCGGCGGTGCCCGACATCGATCACAATTACGGCCATAGCCGTTATGAGACCGTTGCTTCGCTATTCCTCGGCGGATTGCTGATTGCGGTCGGCGTGGGAATGTTATGGCGGGCTGGCACACGCGTGATGAATCTGGGCGATATCCCGCCGGTTCACGCAAGTGCGCTCGTCGTCGCGATAATCGTCCTCATTTCGAAAGAGGCGCTGTTCCGTTATATGCTACGCGCGGCTGAACGCGTGCGATCCGCCATGCTCGTCGCCAATGCGTGGCATGCGCGATCGGATGCCGCTTCTTCGCTTGTCGTCGCGCTCGGCATCCTCGGTAGTATTGCGGGCTTCAGGATTCTCGATCCCATTGCCGCCGCGCTCGTCGGTTTCATGGTGGGCAGAATGGGCTGGACATTCGCGTGGGATGCGCTGCAAGACCTTTCGGATCGCGCGCTCGATGAAACCACCACCGCCGATTTCCGCGGCATTCTGCTCGGTACGCCCGGCGTGCGCGATGTGCACGATTTGCGCACACGCAAAATGGGCGATCTCGCCATCGTCGACGCGCATATTCTGGTGGACCCGTTTATATCGGTTTCTGAAGGTCATTTCATCGCCGAGTCGGCGCGCGCGCATATCCTGGCCGATTCCCGCGTAATCGATGCGCTCATTCATGTGGACCCGGAAGGCGATGCGGTGAATCCGCTGCCCGGCGATTATCCGCTGCGTGCCACCGTGATGAAAGCCGTGAGCGCCGCGTTGTCGGAGCACGGCTTATCCGTCGATACGCTGAACCTGCACTATTTGAAGCGCGGCTTCGACGTGGAAATCGTTCTGCCGGCCGCTGCGGAAAGCGAGACGGCGCCACGACTCGCCGATATGGATCTGGATGCGCTCAGGCAACGGCTCGGCGCTCGTCAAATCCGCATGACGCAAGCGGTGAAACTCGCCGCGCCGCAGCCCGCGAAAAGTGCACCGCACTGA